GAAAAAGACGTTAAAGAAATGGAAGATCTTCATATGAAATTATTCGAAAATCCTTCATTTAAACTTGTTCCATTTTTTACTCCGCATGACGTTACCGTAAATAACAAAATAAGCATCGAGCAGTATACTGAGGACTTCCAAAAATTATCAGAGTTTTTAAAAATAGTTTAAGCTTTCAATCTTCGACAAGATACACTTTTAATTTTCTTCTGCCAAATCTGTAGCATTCTTCAAGACTCTCAAAAACAAGGTCTATTCTGTTTCCTTTTATCCAGCCGCCTGTATCGGCAGCCAGGGCTTCGCCGTATCCCGGGATATAAAGTTTTGTCCCCAGAGGTATTACTCTCGGGTCAACCGCAACAATACCTTTTCTTGCGCGAAAACCGATAGCAGTAATGCCATTCCCGCTCAGGCCTCCGCCACCGCTGAAATAAGCTGTGGCAACCATATCCCATTCACCAATAAGCGTGAGGCCCGGTGGCTGTATCTGTCTTATTCTTTCCTTTATTTCCGCAAGAAGAGTAGTAAATTCTGATTTTTCGGTTTTTACCTGTGCCAGTAAAGCCTCCCTGTTTGCAAGATAATTTTCCAGAGCTTCTTTTTCGAGAGTTATATTTTCCTTGGTAATTTTTATATTATTCTTTGTATCTTCCGATTTTCTAAAAATCATTTCGTAGGTATTTTTTTCTTCTTCAAGATTGCGCATCAGTTCCTGATTGGTTCTTATCATACGTCTGTAAATATAAAGAACCTTGGAAACTTCATTAAGGCTCTTTGCGCTTATAAGCATTCTTGCTACCCTGTTATTGCTGTACTTGTAAGATTTTACAGCATTTTCTTCCAGTTCATCCTGTAATTTTTTTATATTTTTCTCTATTTCCGTCTTTTTTTTATAAAGCTCTTTTAATTCTTCCTCAAAATTATCCAGCTTGTTCTGAAGAGAAATTATTTCTCCTTCCTTCTGGCTTATCTGCGTTTCTGCTGACAGGACTTCCGATAAAAGCTGCTCTTCATCTGAGCTTAGTTGAGATATTTTTGAGGCAAGCTCCTGCAATGTTGCAGCTTCAAGTCTGCCGGGCCGGATGAAAGGATATGAAGTCAATATCAGGATTATTATCAAAAAAATTACAAAAAATCTCGAAGGATTTATATTAAATTTTAATTTTCTTCCATACTTTCCCATATTTACGCTCACGGAAAAATTATTCGGAAAATCTGTAATGTCCGGTGATAACTCTGTTCTCAAGAATATTTTCTTCAACAGTATATCCGGGCTCTATATAATTATAAATGATTTTGGGAGTCCCGTTTCTTGTAGTGTTATTTGTAATAATTCCTACATTATCCGTAAACCCGTCTTTGTTCATGTCAAAGAAAACAATATCTCCGGGAAACCATTTTTCAAGATTTTTCAAATCAGCACTATTAAAGTCTGTAATAAGCGAAATTGCATTTCTCTGAAAAAATATCTCCATATTCTGTATTCTTCTGTAATCTATGTCAATATCCGTAACTCTCTGATTCCATAGCTTTAGAAGGGGGTACTGGTCAAAATTTTCCTTTATATCTTCATTGATCAAAATTCTTAAATCATATCCTGCTTCCTTAAGAGCTCTTGCAATAATATCCGTATTTAGCGCCCATTCTGCCGGCGGATCACCATCCTTATAATAATTTGGTTCCTGCGAGCCCTCAATAAAAATGTTTTTTGATTTTATTTCAAGCTGCTTTCTGGCACCCAGCACAATATCTTTTGCATCATTAAAACCATTCTTATTATAATCGGTTTTTACATCTATATCGTCCAGTTCTATAAGCCGGTACCGAGGCAAAATCCCGGAAAGAGCGGTCTCCGGTTCAAAAGTATCCCTGAAATTATATTGTCCGGTGTTTAATATCACAATAAAGATTACGAACAATATCAACATTACTATTATTAAAAATGTTCCTCTGTGTGACTTCACCATGGTTGTAAAAAGAATTTCCTGTTTTATTATTTATAAACAATATTCTAAAACAATTTTATCTCTGAAAAATTCAGGACGGATGTGCTTATTCCAAACAAGCCAAGAAGATAAAAGATACCGGCAATAATGATGAGTAGCATAAAAAAATATAAGAATATCAATAATGGTTTTGAAAATGACACGCTTTTATCATCTGTACTTGTTTTTCCTGAAAGACCTGAAATCAGTACTCTTAATATACAGGCTGTAAAAAAGGCAATATAGATTATTGCAGTAAATATTATAAGCCAGCCAAGCATCGGAGACAGATTATCAAGCCCTCCCTGAAAGGCTTTTCCGATTATGTCCACATAGTGGTTTTTATGTGAGAATCCGGCAAAAGCCGGTATACCCATCAAAGAAATACAGCCGATAACGAAGCTTGCAGGAACAGCTTTATTTCCTGTAAACATGGTCTTCAATCTTTTTATATCATTATATCCTGTTCTCTTTTCCGCCAGGGTAAAAATCACTGACACCGGAAGAAATGATAAAACAAGCAGAGACAGTCCTGAGTAGTTCAGCATTCTGTAGGTATCTTCATTTATATAGTCAACCATATATAGAAGCAAATTAAAAATATTGCCTGTAAAAATCAGAAGCACAAGATTTGCAGTTATCTTTCTTAAATTATTAGTTTTCAGCACAGCCAGACCGCTGCCTGCTGTTGAAACTATTACCATTAAAGACAGCGAGATGACAAGCACCGTTTTAAAATCATTATTGACAGTATAGATAATTGAAGAAAGTCTTGTAATAAAAATAACACCGGGCAGAAAATAATAAAACCATATAAGATAACTTGAATCGGGAGATATTCTTGAAGTTATTTTAGTATACGGTGAATGGAAAGGGAAAAAACCAAAATAAAGATAAATAGCTATTCCGAAAATCACAAATACAAAACCAAGATTGCCTTTAAAAGCAGCCACACCTTCGGAAAGCTGAATAAAGTTCTTAAAATCTGAGACTCCATACAACAGAGATGTGCCGAAAAAGATGAAGAGCACTGAAAATAAAACTGCCAGAAAGAATTTTGAAATACTCATATAAGCACGACTGTGGTAT
The genomic region above belongs to Actinomycetota bacterium and contains:
- a CDS encoding DUF1287 domain-containing protein, whose protein sequence is MVKSHRGTFLIIVMLILFVIFIVILNTGQYNFRDTFEPETALSGILPRYRLIELDDIDVKTDYNKNGFNDAKDIVLGARKQLEIKSKNIFIEGSQEPNYYKDGDPPAEWALNTDIIARALKEAGYDLRILINEDIKENFDQYPLLKLWNQRVTDIDIDYRRIQNMEIFFQRNAISLITDFNSADLKNLEKWFPGDIVFFDMNKDGFTDNVGIITNNTTRNGTPKIIYNYIEPGYTVEENILENRVITGHYRFSE